The following are encoded together in the Anaerostipes caccae L1-92 genome:
- a CDS encoding ABC transporter permease, with protein MNTVLNLFVAAVLAGTPLLFGTVGEIMNEKVGHLNLGVEGMMSIGACAGFMVGYQTDNVVFALLAAFAAGVAAALIYAVLTITFMADQNVTGLTLTIFGVGLANFIGEYMLNHSATQSLKLPEHISAQIANLHIPVLSDIPVLGKLLFSYNIFVYIGIVTAVICWYYLQKTKTGLNVRAVGENPGAADAAGIRVIRAKYINVLIGGGICGIGGAYSAMIICGGVWISNCVNGLGWISVALVIFASWSPVKAIYGSLAFGCFSVLKYYVPKSIISIPNAFYDMLPFVITALVLVISSVRQSKENNQPASCGTNYFREER; from the coding sequence ATGAATACGGTATTGAATCTGTTTGTGGCAGCAGTGCTGGCCGGCACGCCTCTGCTGTTTGGCACGGTCGGTGAGATCATGAACGAAAAGGTCGGACATCTGAACCTGGGTGTAGAAGGCATGATGTCAATAGGCGCATGTGCAGGATTTATGGTCGGCTATCAGACAGACAATGTGGTGTTTGCCCTTCTGGCCGCATTTGCTGCAGGAGTAGCCGCGGCGCTGATCTATGCGGTCCTCACGATTACGTTTATGGCGGATCAGAATGTAACCGGACTGACACTGACCATATTTGGAGTGGGTCTTGCAAACTTCATCGGCGAATATATGCTGAATCACTCTGCCACCCAGTCATTAAAACTGCCGGAACACATTTCTGCACAGATTGCAAATCTGCATATCCCTGTGCTGAGTGATATTCCGGTCTTGGGAAAACTGCTGTTTTCCTACAATATCTTTGTCTATATCGGTATTGTGACAGCCGTGATCTGCTGGTACTATCTGCAGAAGACAAAAACCGGGCTCAATGTCCGGGCAGTGGGAGAAAATCCCGGGGCTGCCGATGCGGCCGGGATCAGAGTTATCCGCGCCAAGTATATCAACGTACTGATCGGCGGAGGAATCTGCGGTATCGGAGGAGCCTATTCGGCCATGATCATCTGCGGAGGTGTTTGGATCAGCAACTGTGTCAACGGATTGGGCTGGATCTCTGTTGCACTTGTCATCTTTGCATCGTGGAGTCCGGTGAAAGCGATCTATGGATCTCTGGCTTTCGGCTGCTTCAGTGTTTTGAAGTACTATGTGCCGAAGAGCATCATCAGCATACCGAATGCATTTTATGATATGCTTCCATTCGTGATTACGGCGCTTGTACTTGTAATTTCCTCCGTCAGACAGTCAAAAGAAAATAATCAGCCGGCATCCTGCGGGACAAACTATTTCCGGGAAGAACGGTAA
- a CDS encoding polysaccharide biosynthesis protein, translating to MKKSSPFVQGTLILTAANIFSRFIGFYNRIFLAGLIGAHQMGVYQLIFPIYLVGFALCFHGYETALSQIVAAQMAKGRPENCRKILKITLAVTILLSVICACFFYFFADELCMKFLHEKDCIPCLKAAVFAMPFVGVKACIHSYHIGLGKPGLPSVSLCIEQISRILGIYAVSVTFFLKLETPALIAVLGMVAGEMASCLYTVIYHLLKTKRQSSGLPAASSRKLFGSLLSLSFPLTCNSLSITLLQSLENILIPLMLTRFYCNQHYSVEVYGILTGMAIPFINFPSSITNSISVMLLPKVSAATAEQDYRTLHRATKYSLSFCFLLGIVSFFLFFTLGPSIGLIVFHSKEAGMFLRMLSFLCPVLYLSGTLSSILNGLGKTKTTLFNNSVSLLLRIAFIVFVVPLVGINGYLWGLMASTLLVVIMHYRKIK from the coding sequence ATGAAAAAATCCAGCCCTTTTGTACAAGGTACATTAATTTTAACAGCCGCTAATATTTTTTCCAGATTTATTGGATTCTATAATAGAATATTTCTGGCTGGATTAATTGGTGCCCACCAGATGGGAGTCTATCAATTAATTTTTCCTATTTACCTGGTGGGTTTTGCCCTCTGTTTTCACGGATACGAGACTGCCCTGTCTCAGATCGTCGCCGCCCAGATGGCTAAAGGCCGTCCGGAAAACTGCAGAAAAATACTGAAGATCACTTTAGCCGTCACGATCCTGCTCTCTGTGATCTGTGCCTGTTTCTTTTATTTCTTTGCCGACGAGCTCTGCATGAAATTTCTCCACGAAAAAGACTGCATCCCCTGCCTCAAAGCCGCTGTCTTTGCTATGCCGTTTGTGGGTGTAAAAGCATGTATCCATAGTTACCACATCGGTCTGGGCAAACCCGGCCTCCCGTCCGTCTCTCTTTGCATTGAGCAGATTTCCCGGATACTGGGCATTTATGCAGTCTCTGTCACCTTCTTTTTAAAGCTTGAGACACCCGCGTTAATTGCAGTACTCGGCATGGTAGCCGGTGAAATGGCTTCCTGCCTTTACACTGTCATTTATCACCTTTTAAAGACAAAACGGCAAAGCAGCGGGCTGCCTGCGGCTTCTTCCAGAAAGCTTTTTGGCAGCCTGCTCTCATTAAGTTTTCCTCTGACCTGCAACTCTCTCTCCATCACACTGCTGCAGAGTCTGGAAAACATTCTGATCCCGCTGATGCTGACCAGGTTTTACTGCAACCAGCACTATTCGGTAGAGGTATATGGAATCCTGACCGGAATGGCGATTCCTTTTATCAACTTTCCGTCCAGCATCACCAACTCTATCTCGGTGATGCTTCTTCCGAAAGTGTCAGCCGCGACAGCGGAACAGGATTACCGCACATTACATAGGGCCACCAAATACTCCCTTTCCTTTTGCTTTCTGCTGGGGATCGTAAGCTTCTTTTTATTTTTTACTCTGGGGCCGTCGATCGGACTGATCGTATTCCACAGCAAAGAGGCAGGCATGTTCTTAAGGATGCTCTCCTTTTTGTGTCCGGTGCTCTATCTTTCCGGAACTCTGTCCAGTATTTTAAACGGTCTTGGGAAGACCAAAACCACGCTGTTTAACAATTCCGTCTCCCTCCTGCTCAGAATCGCCTTTATCGTATTTGTGGTCCCGCTGGTAGGGATCAACGGATATCTCTGGGGACTGATGGCAAGCACTCTTCTGGTGGTCATCATGCATTACCGGAAAATAAAATAA
- a CDS encoding BMP family ABC transporter substrate-binding protein, whose product MKKKVLKVTGIILSLVLVLGLMTGCGSKKTTTDKKEEKKQFKIAKKDLKIGVIHISDPSEGSGYTYTHDQGIIAMQKKLGLKDNQIVRKTNITDTDPTKTETAIKECIEDGCNVIFGTSWGYMDTMEAMAKEYPDVVFSHGTGYKKNDSNFNNYFGRIYQARYLSGIAAGLKTKSNKIGYVAAMGKDNAEVTGGVDAFAMGIYSVNKKAKVYVKVTNSWFNPNEETNAAKALISQGCDVIGQHCDTPNPQLEAEKAGVWGVGYNSDMTKDAPKATLTSTIWHWGAYYTEAVQELIDGTWKPEVYYGGMKEGLVDIAPLNKKLIAPGTEKKIEEAKEKMLSGDFNVFDGVIETNDGKKVGKKGETLSDEDIKGKINWYFKNIVVK is encoded by the coding sequence ATGAAGAAAAAAGTTTTAAAAGTCACTGGTATTATTTTGTCGTTAGTGCTTGTCCTTGGATTGATGACAGGCTGCGGTTCCAAGAAGACGACAACCGACAAGAAGGAAGAGAAAAAACAGTTCAAGATCGCCAAAAAAGATCTCAAGATCGGAGTGATCCATATTTCCGACCCTTCCGAGGGATCAGGGTACACTTACACACATGATCAGGGTATCATAGCAATGCAGAAGAAGCTGGGCCTGAAAGACAATCAGATCGTGCGCAAGACCAATATCACAGACACAGACCCGACTAAGACAGAGACTGCGATCAAAGAGTGTATCGAAGACGGATGCAACGTGATCTTTGGTACAAGCTGGGGCTACATGGACACGATGGAAGCTATGGCAAAAGAGTATCCTGATGTAGTATTCTCCCACGGAACCGGATATAAGAAGAATGATTCCAACTTTAACAACTATTTCGGAAGAATCTATCAGGCAAGATATTTAAGCGGTATCGCGGCAGGCCTTAAGACGAAGAGCAACAAGATCGGATATGTTGCGGCTATGGGCAAGGACAATGCCGAGGTGACCGGAGGCGTGGATGCGTTTGCCATGGGTATTTACTCTGTCAATAAAAAGGCAAAAGTATATGTAAAAGTGACAAACAGCTGGTTTAACCCGAATGAAGAGACAAATGCGGCAAAAGCCCTGATCTCCCAGGGATGTGACGTGATCGGACAGCACTGTGATACGCCGAACCCACAGCTGGAAGCGGAAAAAGCAGGCGTATGGGGTGTCGGATATAACTCTGATATGACAAAAGATGCTCCGAAAGCTACGCTGACATCTACGATCTGGCACTGGGGTGCTTACTATACAGAGGCAGTTCAGGAGCTCATCGACGGAACATGGAAGCCGGAAGTTTACTACGGCGGCATGAAAGAGGGACTGGTTGACATCGCTCCGCTTAACAAGAAACTGATCGCTCCGGGTACGGAAAAGAAGATCGAGGAGGCAAAAGAAAAGATGCTTTCCGGCGACTTCAATGTATTTGACGGTGTCATCGAGACCAACGACGGCAAGAAGGTCGGCAAAAAGGGCGAAACTTTAAGCGACGAAGACATCAAAGGAAAAATCAACTGGTACTTCAAAAACATCGTTGTAAAATAA
- the rlmB gene encoding 23S rRNA (guanosine(2251)-2'-O)-methyltransferase RlmB translates to MSYEEYLLAGRNAVLEALRAGKPIDKIYILDGCQDGPVRTIVREAKKTDAVLNFVEKERLDQLTKEHHQGVVAMAAAYEYGQMEDLFARAEEKKEDPFFILLDGIEDPHNLGAIIRTANLAGAHGVIIPKRRAVGLTPTVAKTSAGALNYTPVVKVTNLSKTMEELKERGLWFVCADMDGDMMYRQNLTGPIGLVIGNEGSGVSRLVKERCDYTASIPMNGDIDSLNASVAAGVLAYEIVRQRLLK, encoded by the coding sequence ATGAGTTACGAAGAATATCTGCTGGCGGGAAGAAATGCGGTGCTGGAGGCACTGAGGGCGGGAAAGCCCATTGATAAGATCTATATTCTGGACGGATGCCAGGACGGTCCCGTCCGGACGATCGTCCGGGAGGCAAAGAAGACAGACGCAGTTCTGAATTTTGTAGAAAAAGAACGTCTGGATCAGCTTACAAAGGAACATCATCAGGGCGTAGTCGCAATGGCTGCGGCCTATGAATATGGACAGATGGAAGATCTGTTTGCCAGGGCAGAGGAAAAGAAGGAAGATCCGTTTTTTATTCTACTGGACGGTATTGAAGATCCTCACAATCTGGGAGCTATCATAAGAACAGCAAATCTTGCCGGAGCCCATGGCGTTATCATTCCAAAAAGAAGGGCAGTGGGACTGACCCCGACGGTGGCAAAAACATCCGCAGGAGCGCTGAATTATACCCCGGTGGTCAAAGTGACCAACTTGTCAAAGACGATGGAAGAACTGAAGGAGCGGGGATTATGGTTTGTCTGTGCTGATATGGACGGGGACATGATGTACCGCCAGAATTTAACCGGTCCTATTGGGCTGGTCATCGGAAACGAGGGCAGCGGTGTCAGCCGCCTTGTGAAGGAGAGGTGTGATTATACCGCTTCTATTCCGATGAACGGCGATATTGATTCTCTGAATGCATCGGTTGCAGCCGGCGTGCTGGCTTATGAGATCGTGAGGCAGAGGCTTTTAAAATAG
- a CDS encoding Mini-ribonuclease 3, whose protein sequence is METSLIEFMTKGLDLPQMDPKAYSPLGLAYIGDAVYEIAVRTLVISEGNMSVNKYHKKSSSLVKASAQAGVYDNIKEKLTDEEAAVYKRGRNAKSATAAKNASIVEYRMATGVEALIGYLYLSGRTARALELIKIGLDVGENE, encoded by the coding sequence ATGGAAACGAGCTTAATTGAGTTTATGACGAAGGGACTTGACCTGCCTCAAATGGACCCTAAGGCTTACTCACCCCTTGGGCTCGCCTACATCGGAGATGCGGTCTATGAGATCGCCGTTCGGACACTGGTTATCTCTGAAGGGAACATGAGTGTGAATAAGTATCACAAAAAATCCAGCAGTCTGGTGAAAGCTTCCGCTCAGGCAGGGGTTTATGATAATATTAAAGAAAAGCTCACAGACGAAGAGGCAGCCGTCTATAAGCGGGGCCGAAATGCCAAATCTGCTACGGCCGCAAAAAATGCTTCGATCGTGGAATACCGGATGGCCACAGGGGTCGAAGCCCTGATCGGATATCTGTACTTATCCGGGAGGACGGCACGGGCTTTGGAGCTGATTAAAATTGGATTAGATGTAGGAGAAAATGAATGA
- a CDS encoding ABC transporter ATP-binding protein has product MAQEKKDTYAIECRGIRKTFGSVVANNNVDLDVKYGEILALLGENGSGKTTLMNMLSGIYHPDSGTIRIGGQEVSINSPTDAIGLGIGMIHQHFKLVDVHSAMDNIVLGTKEKRIRPKELKAKIEEISSKFGLEVDPEKKIYNMSVSEKQTVEILKVLYRGASILILDEPTAVLTPQETEKLFAILRRMKEQGCAIVIITHKLNEVLAISDRVAILRKGESIGTVDTKNSDEKKLTELMVGRPVTLEIDRPERKADAVPEIVIRNLNVDRPDGTPGLTDVNFELMEGEILGVAGIAGSGQKELCEAITGLTEIKEGSIVHRDEELVGMTFKDIRSRGIRISFVPEDRLGMGLVASMGMVDNVLLKHYQDQKGIFIDRKTPRKMAEEMVKELGILTPSVDTPVRMLSGGNVQKVLLGREIIAEPNVLLTAYPVRGLDINSSYTVYDLLNEQKKKGVAVLLVGEDLDVLLSISDRILVLCHGEVSGIVDARKTTKEEVGLLMTGVNGTKEKKEENTDGSK; this is encoded by the coding sequence ATGGCACAGGAGAAGAAGGATACATATGCCATAGAGTGCAGAGGCATCCGAAAGACTTTTGGGAGTGTTGTGGCAAACAATAACGTAGATCTGGATGTAAAATATGGTGAAATCCTTGCCCTGCTCGGAGAAAACGGTTCAGGAAAGACGACTCTGATGAACATGCTCTCCGGGATCTACCACCCGGATTCCGGAACCATCAGGATCGGAGGACAGGAAGTCTCCATCAATTCTCCGACGGATGCGATCGGACTGGGAATCGGCATGATCCACCAGCATTTTAAGCTGGTAGATGTGCACAGTGCGATGGACAACATTGTACTTGGGACAAAGGAGAAGAGAATCCGGCCGAAAGAGCTGAAAGCAAAGATCGAGGAGATCAGTTCAAAATTCGGTTTGGAGGTCGACCCGGAAAAGAAGATCTACAACATGTCGGTCAGCGAAAAACAGACTGTGGAAATCCTGAAAGTCTTATACAGGGGAGCAAGTATTCTGATTCTGGATGAGCCGACGGCGGTGCTCACACCCCAGGAGACAGAAAAGCTGTTTGCAATTCTTCGGAGAATGAAAGAGCAGGGCTGTGCCATCGTCATCATTACCCATAAACTGAATGAGGTGCTGGCCATCAGCGACCGTGTTGCGATTCTCCGAAAGGGGGAGAGCATCGGAACTGTGGACACAAAGAACAGCGATGAGAAAAAGCTGACAGAACTGATGGTGGGACGTCCTGTGACACTGGAGATCGACCGTCCCGAAAGGAAGGCCGATGCAGTTCCCGAAATCGTCATCCGGAATCTGAATGTCGACCGTCCGGACGGCACACCGGGACTTACCGATGTGAATTTTGAACTGATGGAAGGTGAGATCTTAGGAGTGGCGGGGATCGCCGGAAGCGGCCAGAAAGAGCTGTGTGAGGCGATCACGGGGCTTACGGAGATCAAAGAAGGAAGCATCGTTCACAGAGACGAAGAACTGGTGGGCATGACGTTTAAGGACATCCGAAGCCGCGGCATCCGCATTTCCTTTGTGCCGGAAGATCGGCTTGGCATGGGACTGGTGGCGTCTATGGGGATGGTGGACAATGTCCTCCTGAAACACTACCAGGATCAGAAAGGTATTTTTATAGACCGGAAAACGCCGAGGAAGATGGCAGAAGAAATGGTGAAGGAACTTGGCATCCTGACTCCGAGTGTGGATACGCCGGTGCGGATGCTGTCCGGAGGGAACGTACAGAAAGTACTTTTGGGCAGAGAGATCATCGCAGAGCCGAATGTACTCCTTACTGCCTACCCGGTCCGCGGACTGGATATCAATTCTTCTTATACTGTATATGACCTGCTCAATGAGCAGAAGAAAAAGGGTGTGGCAGTGCTGCTGGTGGGAGAAGACCTGGATGTGCTCTTATCTATCAGCGACCGCATTTTGGTACTCTGTCATGGAGAGGTCTCCGGTATCGTGGATGCGAGAAAGACGACAAAAGAAGAAGTCGGCCTGCTAATGACAGGGGTAAACGGAACGAAAGAGAAGAAGGAGGAGAACACAGATGGAAGCAAGTAA
- a CDS encoding metallophosphoesterase, with the protein MQNVYVLSDIHGQGRAFFEMLEKIRFSPEDKLYIIGDVVDRGPDGIQLLEYIREQPNMELLMGNHEDMFLRTMDDEESWYETWIFNGGGVTLASLMSFPKKEQEQCIEFVRKLPLYRMITVENKRYLLVHAGIDAALGDSEDKISQMDRDNLLWIRREFFNAALACPYTVVFGHTPTGALLYYAGTLTEEAREQAAAFHITKWDHRIAIDCGAAYGENLGCLRLNDQEEFYIKI; encoded by the coding sequence ATGCAGAATGTTTATGTGTTGTCCGATATTCACGGCCAGGGCCGGGCTTTTTTTGAGATGCTGGAGAAGATCCGTTTCTCTCCGGAAGATAAATTATATATTATCGGAGATGTGGTGGACCGCGGGCCGGATGGCATCCAGCTGCTGGAATATATAAGGGAACAGCCGAATATGGAACTTCTCATGGGAAATCATGAAGATATGTTTCTAAGAACGATGGATGACGAAGAGTCATGGTATGAGACGTGGATTTTTAACGGCGGAGGTGTTACGTTAGCTTCTCTTATGTCGTTTCCGAAAAAGGAGCAGGAGCAATGTATTGAGTTTGTGCGAAAGCTTCCTCTTTACCGGATGATCACAGTGGAGAACAAGCGTTATCTTTTGGTTCATGCAGGCATTGATGCAGCACTGGGAGATTCAGAGGATAAGATTTCACAGATGGACCGGGATAACCTTTTATGGATTCGCAGGGAGTTTTTCAATGCTGCCCTTGCCTGTCCATATACCGTTGTTTTTGGACACACACCCACAGGTGCACTGCTTTATTATGCCGGGACTTTGACGGAAGAAGCAAGGGAACAGGCTGCCGCATTTCATATTACAAAATGGGATCACAGGATCGCCATTGACTGCGGAGCCGCCTACGGTGAAAATCTTGGCTGTCTGAGATTGAATGATCAGGAAGAATTTTATATAAAAATATGA
- a CDS encoding type II toxin-antitoxin system RelE family toxin gives MKIEYKKKAVKYINSCDKSTKRRLKDSIEKLPLGDVKKLTGYECEYRLRIGNLRVLFTFENDIITINEIRPRGKAYKRL, from the coding sequence ATGAAAATAGAATATAAAAAGAAAGCTGTTAAATACATAAATAGTTGTGATAAATCAACTAAAAGACGCTTGAAAGACAGCATTGAGAAATTACCGCTAGGTGATGTAAAAAAATTAACTGGATATGAGTGTGAGTATAGATTGAGGATTGGTAATTTGCGTGTGTTATTTACGTTTGAAAATGATATAATAACAATAAACGAGATAAGACCAAGGGGAAAAGCATATAAGAGGCTTTAG
- a CDS encoding ABC transporter permease produces the protein MEASKKTGREPLLRTVKRAELSQKKTMILRAASVLLALLAGGIFLLIIGFNPFTVYQTIISGAFRSEMAVQATIRIMIPLLISSLGVTMAFKMRFWNIGAEGQIIMGAIFATYFALYQNAMPHVLLLIVMFLFSVIGGGLFGLIPAFFKAKFNTNETLFTLMLNYIALNVIVYLRDGPWKDPASSGFPKIARFDINAQLDSVLGVQAGWIIALVLTAIVYIYLKYTKQGYEISVVGDSHATAKYAGIPVKRVMLRTMFFSGAICGIAGMVQATGSDMTLATSVAGGVGFTAIIVAWLARLNPAGIVIVSFLFSILEKGSSVMQSTYGLSSYSADVLQGIILFFVLGCEFFVRYKFVGRKGGAGK, from the coding sequence ATGGAAGCAAGTAAGAAGACAGGAAGGGAGCCGCTGCTGCGTACAGTGAAACGGGCGGAGCTGTCACAGAAAAAGACCATGATCCTGCGCGCTGCTTCCGTGCTGCTTGCCCTGCTGGCAGGAGGGATCTTCCTTCTGATCATCGGTTTTAACCCATTTACTGTGTATCAGACCATTATAAGCGGAGCCTTCCGGAGTGAGATGGCAGTCCAGGCTACGATCCGCATCATGATACCGCTGCTGATCTCTTCTCTGGGCGTTACTATGGCGTTTAAGATGAGGTTCTGGAATATTGGGGCAGAGGGGCAGATCATTATGGGAGCAATTTTTGCCACCTATTTTGCGCTGTATCAAAATGCGATGCCTCATGTTCTTCTGCTGATCGTTATGTTTTTATTCAGTGTGATCGGGGGAGGGCTGTTCGGCTTGATACCGGCGTTTTTCAAGGCGAAGTTCAATACCAATGAAACATTGTTTACGCTGATGCTGAATTACATCGCCCTGAATGTGATCGTGTATCTGAGAGACGGTCCGTGGAAAGATCCGGCTTCCTCCGGATTTCCGAAGATCGCAAGGTTTGATATTAACGCACAGCTGGATTCGGTTCTGGGTGTCCAGGCCGGCTGGATCATTGCTTTGGTGCTCACTGCGATCGTTTATATTTATCTGAAATATACGAAGCAGGGATATGAGATCTCCGTAGTGGGAGACAGCCATGCCACAGCCAAATATGCAGGAATTCCGGTAAAGCGTGTGATGCTGCGGACGATGTTTTTCAGCGGTGCTATCTGCGGTATTGCGGGTATGGTGCAGGCAACGGGCTCCGACATGACATTGGCAACCTCTGTGGCAGGAGGAGTCGGATTTACGGCGATCATCGTAGCGTGGCTGGCACGCCTGAATCCGGCTGGAATCGTGATCGTGTCTTTCCTGTTTAGTATTCTGGAGAAGGGAAGCAGTGTGATGCAGTCTACCTATGGGCTTTCCAGCTATTCGGCGGATGTTCTTCAGGGAATCATCCTGTTTTTTGTTCTCGGATGTGAGTTTTTTGTTCGTTATAAATTTGTAGGAAGAAAAGGAGGTGCCGGAAAATGA
- a CDS encoding ACT domain-containing protein yields the protein MELKILKQDFSIGKLYDVSQADLQNEFCFFAKTDQENSLVCPTEFMPDDMIEREDGWRAFRIQGILDFSLIGILAEISSLLANHKIGIFVISTYNTDYILIKAENFERAVRVLADHGYEIIH from the coding sequence ATGGAATTAAAGATTTTAAAACAGGATTTTTCCATCGGTAAGCTTTACGATGTTTCCCAGGCAGATTTACAAAATGAGTTTTGCTTTTTTGCTAAAACCGACCAGGAGAATTCACTGGTCTGCCCCACGGAGTTTATGCCTGATGACATGATCGAGAGAGAAGACGGCTGGAGGGCGTTCCGGATACAGGGAATCCTTGATTTTTCTCTGATTGGGATTTTGGCTGAAATATCTTCCCTGCTGGCCAATCACAAAATCGGGATTTTTGTTATTTCTACTTATAATACGGATTATATACTGATCAAAGCCGAAAACTTTGAAAGAGCCGTCCGTGTTCTGGCGGATCATGGATATGAAATCATACATTGA
- the trpS gene encoding tryptophan--tRNA ligase: MLDGKKSLFSGMQATGTITLGNYLGALKNWVDIDKDQYMCFYSVVDMHSITVRQEPSELRKRARSLLALYIAAGLDPVENCIYYQSHVSAHAELMWILNCFTYMGEMNRMTQFKDKSQKHPENINTGLFTYPVLMAADILLFQSDVVPVGKDQMQHLEITRDIAERFNKIYGDVFTIPEAYIGKVGQKIMSLQEPEKKMSKSDENANAHILLLDDPDTIMRKFKKAVTDSEACIAYSEEKPGIKNLLDIYCAINGKKPEEAVAEFEGMGYGKLKERVGEVVVEELRPIQERYNDIMKNKDYLNKIIKDNGEKASYYAAKTLRKVQHKVGFPDRIR; encoded by the coding sequence ATGTTAGACGGAAAGAAATCATTATTCAGTGGCATGCAGGCCACCGGTACTATTACATTGGGCAATTACCTGGGAGCATTAAAAAACTGGGTGGACATTGATAAAGATCAGTATATGTGTTTTTACAGTGTTGTGGACATGCATTCCATCACAGTAAGACAGGAGCCTTCGGAGCTGAGAAAAAGGGCCAGGAGCCTTTTGGCACTCTATATAGCGGCAGGACTTGATCCGGTAGAAAACTGTATTTATTACCAGTCACACGTTTCGGCACACGCAGAACTCATGTGGATCTTAAACTGCTTTACCTATATGGGGGAAATGAACCGGATGACCCAGTTTAAAGATAAGTCACAGAAGCATCCGGAAAATATCAACACAGGACTTTTCACTTATCCGGTCCTGATGGCAGCAGACATTTTGCTGTTTCAGTCTGATGTGGTGCCCGTGGGAAAAGACCAGATGCAGCATTTGGAGATCACCAGAGATATTGCTGAAAGATTTAACAAGATATACGGTGATGTATTCACGATTCCGGAAGCATATATCGGCAAAGTCGGACAGAAGATCATGAGCCTTCAGGAGCCGGAGAAAAAGATGTCCAAATCTGACGAGAATGCCAATGCACACATTCTGCTTCTGGATGATCCGGACACGATCATGAGGAAGTTTAAGAAGGCGGTGACGGACTCCGAGGCATGTATTGCTTATTCAGAAGAAAAGCCAGGCATTAAAAACCTGCTGGATATTTACTGCGCGATCAACGGAAAGAAACCCGAGGAAGCAGTGGCTGAATTTGAAGGCATGGGATACGGAAAGCTGAAAGAGCGGGTTGGAGAAGTGGTTGTGGAAGAACTGCGGCCGATTCAGGAACGCTATAACGACATTATGAAGAATAAAGATTATTTAAATAAGATCATAAAAGATAATGGGGAAAAGGCTTCTTACTATGCGGCGAAGACCTTGAGAAAGGTACAGCACAAAGTGGGATTCCCTGACCGTATCCGCTGA
- a CDS encoding sigma-70 family RNA polymerase sigma factor: protein MKDFEHYSDRDLLNEIKSGDDRAMDFLLNRYGGLVRRESRKFFLAGADEEDLIQEGMIGLFKAVKNYDDEKNASFSTFASLCVKRQIYTTVTASKRKKHGPLNNYISLFNEQGEEDQFMEEDTNPEQVLIQKENISDYYKKIETKLSSFEKDVMELYLSGENYVEIAVKLDKPKKSIDNAIQRIRRKLGEES from the coding sequence ATGAAAGACTTTGAACATTATTCTGACAGGGACCTGTTAAATGAGATAAAAAGCGGTGACGATCGGGCGATGGATTTTCTTCTGAACCGGTATGGGGGACTGGTGCGCAGGGAATCCAGGAAGTTCTTTCTGGCCGGAGCCGATGAGGAGGACTTGATCCAGGAAGGGATGATCGGTCTTTTTAAAGCTGTAAAAAATTATGATGACGAAAAGAACGCTTCCTTCTCTACATTTGCATCTCTTTGTGTAAAACGGCAGATTTATACGACGGTGACGGCTTCCAAGAGAAAGAAACACGGTCCATTGAACAATTATATATCACTGTTTAATGAACAGGGAGAGGAAGACCAGTTTATGGAAGAAGACACAAATCCGGAACAGGTTCTGATACAAAAGGAAAACATCTCTGACTATTATAAGAAAATTGAGACAAAGCTCAGCAGTTTTGAGAAAGATGTGATGGAACTTTATCTGAGCGGAGAGAATTATGTGGAGATCGCCGTAAAACTGGACAAACCGAAAAAGTCCATTGACAATGCGATTCAGAGGATCCGCAGAAAATTAGGGGAAGAAAGTTAA